Proteins co-encoded in one Tautonia rosea genomic window:
- a CDS encoding RNA polymerase sigma factor, translating to MTRGDASATTDRNAWVRAAVERFEGPLARYAYRIVGEMESARDIVQETFLKLCGQDRERVEPHLAEWLFTVCRNRALDVLRKEKRVNRSSEPEFSLSIVPASDPDPSDGQEQRDELERVLRMMALLPESQQEVIRLRFQEGFSYQEISRITGLSVSNVGYLLHVGLKSLRGRLGASQGEAASSSQHA from the coding sequence ATGACGCGCGGTGACGCATCGGCGACGACCGACCGAAACGCCTGGGTCCGGGCTGCTGTCGAGCGGTTCGAGGGGCCGCTGGCGCGCTACGCGTACCGGATCGTGGGAGAAATGGAGTCAGCGCGGGACATCGTGCAGGAGACGTTCCTGAAGCTTTGTGGTCAGGACCGCGAACGGGTGGAGCCGCATCTGGCCGAGTGGCTGTTCACGGTCTGTAGGAATCGGGCGCTCGATGTCCTCCGGAAGGAGAAGCGGGTGAATCGATCTTCCGAGCCTGAATTCTCATTGAGCATCGTTCCGGCATCGGATCCCGATCCGAGCGACGGTCAGGAGCAACGCGACGAGCTGGAGCGCGTGCTCCGCATGATGGCCTTGCTCCCTGAATCGCAGCAAGAGGTCATTCGCCTGCGGTTCCAGGAGGGCTTTTCCTATCAGGAGATCAGCCGGATTACCGGGCTGAGCGTCAGTAACGTGGGATATCTTCTGCATGTCGGCCTGAAATCGCTCCGAGGACGCCTGGGGGCGTCGCAGGGGGAGGCCGCATCCTCAAGCCAGCATGCCTGA
- a CDS encoding M3 family oligoendopeptidase → MSTASYTPETFPHRWLPADVSFKTWEQIEPYYQQLLDRPIGSSDELEEWLKDVGELNSAVSQEGSQRYIAMTCQTDDPDREAAHLAFVRDIEPKLKPYLNQLRNRYLDSPHRSGLPTERYHVFDRAQENRRRLYREANIPRETELAELGQTYQKTIGSMTVTFRGEEKTLAQMAPYLEETDRALRQEVWEMVSRRRLEDRETLDSLFDRMITLREEIAREAEFPDYVSYAYANRERFDYGPEQAEAFQKAIESEVVPLARALQEKRRTTMALESLRPWDLAVDPRGRAPLRPFQDADRLAEGAAQIFSKVDEELGAQFSFMHRQSLLDLANRKGKAPGGYQANLEDDRLPFIFMNAVGVDGDLRTVLHEGGHAFHTLAARCEPLAEYRDAPIEFCEVASMSMELLGAPELTVFYSEDDAKRSYRELLEGIVLILPWIATVDAFQHWIYRHPGHSQGDRRVAWNHLMDRFGGQIDWSGYEEIRSNSWHRQLHIFLYPFYYIEYGIAQLGALQVWQRSRTDRKAAVAAYRSALALGGSRPLPELFEASGATFDFSAATIAPLINDINEELERLGDA, encoded by the coding sequence ATGAGCACTGCAAGCTATACTCCCGAAACCTTTCCGCATCGATGGCTCCCGGCCGATGTCTCATTCAAGACCTGGGAGCAGATCGAGCCGTATTATCAACAACTCCTGGATCGACCAATTGGATCTTCGGACGAGCTGGAGGAGTGGCTCAAGGATGTGGGGGAGCTGAATTCCGCGGTGTCTCAGGAAGGCTCTCAGCGCTACATTGCCATGACCTGTCAGACGGACGATCCGGATCGCGAGGCCGCACACCTGGCGTTCGTCCGGGACATCGAACCGAAGCTGAAGCCTTACCTGAATCAGTTACGGAACCGTTACCTCGACTCTCCCCACCGCTCGGGCCTCCCGACGGAGCGGTATCATGTGTTCGATCGTGCGCAGGAGAATCGACGGCGCCTGTATCGAGAGGCGAACATCCCTCGGGAAACCGAGCTGGCCGAGCTGGGGCAGACGTATCAGAAGACCATCGGATCGATGACTGTCACCTTCCGGGGTGAGGAGAAGACGCTGGCTCAGATGGCCCCGTACCTGGAAGAAACCGACCGGGCACTTCGTCAGGAAGTCTGGGAGATGGTGTCTCGGCGTCGGCTTGAGGATCGAGAAACGCTTGATTCGCTTTTTGATCGCATGATCACACTCCGGGAGGAGATTGCGCGGGAAGCCGAATTCCCGGATTACGTTTCGTATGCGTATGCGAATCGAGAACGATTTGATTACGGTCCGGAACAAGCCGAGGCGTTTCAGAAGGCGATTGAGTCGGAGGTGGTTCCCCTGGCTCGTGCCCTTCAGGAGAAACGACGGACGACGATGGCGCTGGAGTCGCTTCGGCCCTGGGATCTCGCGGTGGACCCAAGGGGACGGGCACCCTTGAGGCCGTTCCAGGATGCCGACCGCTTGGCCGAGGGGGCGGCTCAGATCTTCAGCAAGGTGGATGAAGAACTGGGAGCGCAGTTTTCCTTCATGCACCGGCAATCGTTGCTTGATCTGGCCAATCGTAAAGGGAAGGCCCCCGGCGGCTACCAGGCGAACCTGGAGGATGACCGGCTTCCGTTTATCTTCATGAATGCCGTGGGGGTGGATGGCGACTTGCGGACAGTCTTGCACGAAGGGGGGCATGCCTTTCACACCCTCGCCGCACGGTGCGAACCACTGGCCGAGTACCGCGACGCGCCGATCGAGTTCTGTGAGGTGGCGTCGATGAGTATGGAATTGCTCGGAGCCCCCGAGTTGACCGTCTTCTATTCGGAGGACGACGCGAAACGTTCGTATCGTGAGTTGCTGGAAGGCATTGTCCTGATCCTTCCCTGGATTGCGACGGTCGATGCGTTTCAGCACTGGATTTATCGCCATCCCGGCCACTCGCAAGGCGACCGGCGGGTCGCCTGGAACCATCTGATGGATCGGTTCGGCGGCCAGATCGACTGGTCGGGCTACGAGGAGATCCGATCGAACTCATGGCATCGGCAGTTGCACATTTTCCTGTATCCGTTTTATTACATTGAGTACGGGATCGCGCAACTGGGAGCCCTTCAGGTCTGGCAGAGGTCGCGAACCGATCGCAAGGCGGCGGTCGCTGCTTATCGGTCGGCGCTGGCACTGGGGGGTTCCCGCCCGTTGCCCGAGTTATTCGAGGCCTCGGGAGCTACGTTTGATTTTTCTGCGGCCACGATTGCTCCGCTGATCAACGACATCAATGAGGAACTGGAGCGGCTCGGAGACGCGTGA
- a CDS encoding methyltransferase domain-containing protein, protein MRDHNKAFCQLVSETFDCPGPIVEFGAYQVEGQEGFADLRSLFPGKNYLGCDMRSGPGVDRVEDVSAMTLNDESAGTIICLETFEHVFEVRRAFDEVYRVLKPGGLFILTSPFHFRIHGYPDDYWRMTPSCLGRMLECYALRVVGQQGPKKTPHTVMSLGIKHPAPADAVERAEHLVSRYQSWLIEQQSAIPPLEKARRRLSMLYRSKAERQFLRDEFAVNFSIEGTAALADAVARAA, encoded by the coding sequence ATGCGAGACCACAACAAGGCGTTCTGCCAGCTCGTCTCCGAGACGTTCGACTGCCCAGGGCCGATCGTCGAGTTCGGCGCGTATCAGGTCGAAGGTCAGGAAGGCTTTGCCGACCTTCGCTCCTTGTTTCCGGGCAAGAACTACCTCGGTTGCGACATGCGATCCGGCCCTGGTGTCGATCGGGTCGAAGACGTCAGTGCAATGACGCTGAACGATGAATCGGCCGGCACCATCATCTGCCTCGAAACCTTCGAACACGTCTTCGAGGTGCGTCGGGCGTTCGACGAGGTCTACCGCGTGCTCAAGCCCGGCGGGCTGTTCATCCTCACCTCCCCGTTCCACTTCCGCATTCACGGCTACCCCGATGATTATTGGCGGATGACTCCGTCCTGCCTGGGCCGCATGCTCGAATGCTATGCGCTCCGGGTCGTCGGCCAGCAAGGGCCGAAGAAAACCCCGCACACGGTCATGTCGCTCGGCATCAAGCACCCCGCACCGGCCGACGCCGTCGAACGGGCCGAGCACCTCGTCTCCCGCTACCAATCCTGGCTCATCGAGCAGCAATCGGCCATTCCCCCGCTCGAAAAGGCCCGCCGTCGCCTCTCCATGCTCTATCGCTCGAAGGCCGAACGGCAGTTCCTCCGAGACGAGTTCGCGGTCAACTTCTCGATTGAAGGAACGGCCGCCCTGGCCGACGCCGTTGCACGCGCCGCCTGA
- a CDS encoding alkaline phosphatase family protein, with amino-acid sequence MTPQSERVLILGLDGATWSVIDPMRRRGIMPNLDALLARSAHGTLRSSEPPMTAAAWTTMQTGCDPADHGIFDHRYFDPASNMMRVNHSGRFRVPTLWQLLDRAGRSVISLNLPGTYPAPNVRGVVVSGMDAPHLEAALSGAPADFVTALRQEVPRYGLKYQWKRVPESLDEFRANARDTSEGFLGRAEGAILADRMVPDWSALMVQFQNLDPFQHRAWRFLNVDETGIDRPDWNNAAAEVLRGLDRAIGLLCELADRRGAAILCVSDHGFGPCLGRIHVNRILVDHGLIKLPGLTGNVRRRMTQAIDRLRLWGDKRRNPNARGASFHASIAASYPFDWSRTVAFAPHQDCGAMVYIPRDGRSGGPLPSTPRQIDEVRQQTRAVLAEARHPDTGAPLFPKVIDLGADYQLDPSEFGYPDLLALPDENYWVRTKLTNDRSWVAADPSLPGTHRPEGIVSLSAPGIPTDRAIDANLRDVAPSVLAMLGEPIPEHIRGVPFAGLDARSVRTDTASEAVKPPHASSFDFNPEDEAIVEQRLIDLGYLG; translated from the coding sequence ATGACTCCCCAATCCGAACGGGTCCTGATCCTCGGGCTCGACGGCGCCACCTGGTCCGTGATCGACCCGATGCGACGCCGAGGCATAATGCCGAACCTCGACGCCCTGCTCGCGCGCTCCGCCCACGGCACGCTTCGATCGTCCGAACCCCCCATGACCGCCGCCGCCTGGACGACGATGCAAACCGGTTGCGATCCGGCCGACCACGGCATCTTCGACCACCGCTACTTTGACCCCGCATCAAACATGATGCGGGTCAACCATTCCGGCCGATTTCGCGTTCCGACGCTCTGGCAACTGCTCGATCGCGCCGGTCGAAGCGTGATCAGCCTGAACCTCCCCGGCACCTACCCGGCGCCGAACGTCCGCGGCGTTGTCGTCTCCGGCATGGATGCCCCCCATCTCGAGGCCGCCCTTTCCGGCGCTCCGGCCGACTTTGTCACGGCGCTCCGCCAGGAAGTGCCGCGCTACGGCCTCAAATATCAGTGGAAACGTGTTCCTGAATCGCTCGATGAATTCAGGGCAAACGCCCGAGACACCTCTGAGGGCTTCCTCGGTCGGGCCGAAGGAGCCATTCTCGCCGATCGGATGGTGCCCGACTGGTCGGCCTTGATGGTCCAGTTCCAGAACCTCGACCCGTTTCAGCATCGCGCCTGGCGATTCTTAAACGTGGATGAGACAGGGATCGACCGACCCGACTGGAACAATGCCGCCGCCGAGGTCCTCCGCGGCCTCGACCGAGCCATCGGTCTGCTCTGCGAACTGGCCGACCGCCGAGGCGCGGCCATTCTCTGTGTCAGCGATCACGGCTTCGGCCCCTGCCTCGGACGCATCCACGTCAACCGAATTCTGGTGGATCATGGCTTGATCAAACTTCCTGGATTGACCGGGAACGTTCGACGCCGAATGACTCAGGCGATCGACCGCCTTCGCCTCTGGGGTGACAAACGCCGGAATCCGAACGCCCGAGGCGCCTCATTCCATGCCTCAATCGCCGCGAGCTATCCCTTCGACTGGTCGCGGACCGTGGCCTTTGCCCCTCATCAGGACTGCGGGGCGATGGTCTACATCCCCCGAGATGGGCGGTCGGGTGGCCCCTTGCCCTCGACTCCTCGCCAGATTGATGAGGTTCGCCAGCAGACTCGAGCCGTCCTCGCCGAGGCAAGGCACCCGGACACCGGCGCTCCACTGTTCCCGAAGGTGATCGACCTTGGGGCCGACTATCAGCTCGACCCGAGCGAGTTCGGCTATCCCGACCTCCTCGCCTTGCCCGACGAAAATTACTGGGTCCGAACCAAGCTCACGAACGATCGCTCCTGGGTCGCCGCCGACCCGTCACTCCCCGGCACACACCGTCCCGAGGGAATCGTCTCCCTCTCCGCTCCAGGGATCCCGACCGACCGGGCCATTGACGCCAACCTTCGCGACGTCGCCCCCTCGGTCCTGGCGATGCTCGGCGAGCCGATTCCCGAACACATCCGCGGCGTCCCCTTCGCCGGCCTCGACGCCCGAAGCGTCCGAACCGACACCGCCTCCGAGGCCGTCAAGCCGCCCCACGCCTCCTCCTTCGACTTCAACCCCGAAGACGAGGCCATCGTTGAGCAACGACTCATCGACCTCGGCTATCTCGGCTAA
- a CDS encoding HAF repeat-containing protein, translating into MRFSCLVAVLALGATWCVRADEPSPPITVVSPKPQGIIATGINNQGSVIGFEWIEEEERPGVIAQVPFYAKAGEITYLPLLEGYTATFPADVSDGGLVVGRVSKPMTPGVRTPLLNQAFVWDEDGGIRGLGALEGDFTSFATGVSRDGRRISGYSVGDARVRACIWNLEGEQWVGTALPHQDRLASNVVAISDDGKSVAATDGVFGCLWTEDDAGSWTREVISEPGALIPRAVNNSGMVVGLTFAGDGLQHAVIWTREGGYLRLGEPEGYRRSEASDVNNQGVVVGMMDGPAGSEIGPDPFLYEKGMLRRIEEGGPMFSSATTINDQGQVAGILESEDF; encoded by the coding sequence ATGCGATTTTCCTGCTTGGTCGCGGTCCTGGCACTGGGCGCGACGTGGTGTGTTCGGGCCGACGAGCCATCCCCGCCGATCACCGTGGTGAGCCCGAAGCCGCAGGGGATCATCGCGACGGGCATCAACAATCAAGGGTCGGTGATCGGCTTCGAATGGATTGAGGAGGAGGAACGCCCTGGCGTGATTGCTCAGGTACCGTTCTATGCCAAGGCAGGAGAGATCACGTACCTCCCGCTGCTGGAAGGGTACACGGCGACCTTCCCGGCCGATGTGAGCGACGGCGGCCTGGTGGTGGGCCGCGTGAGCAAGCCAATGACCCCGGGAGTTCGGACACCCTTGCTCAACCAGGCTTTTGTCTGGGATGAGGACGGTGGGATCCGGGGCCTGGGTGCTCTGGAGGGGGATTTCACATCCTTTGCCACCGGGGTTTCAAGGGACGGGAGACGAATTAGCGGTTACTCGGTCGGTGATGCTCGGGTGCGGGCCTGCATCTGGAACCTTGAGGGGGAGCAGTGGGTTGGAACGGCTTTGCCCCATCAGGACCGTTTGGCATCGAATGTGGTCGCGATCAGTGACGACGGAAAATCGGTCGCGGCCACCGATGGGGTGTTCGGGTGCCTCTGGACCGAGGATGACGCTGGGTCGTGGACGCGAGAAGTGATTTCGGAACCAGGAGCCCTGATCCCAAGGGCGGTGAACAATTCCGGCATGGTTGTCGGCTTGACCTTTGCCGGAGACGGCTTACAGCATGCCGTGATCTGGACGCGAGAAGGGGGTTATCTGCGGCTCGGCGAGCCGGAGGGCTATCGTCGATCGGAAGCCAGCGATGTGAATAACCAGGGTGTCGTCGTGGGAATGATGGATGGCCCGGCAGGTTCGGAGATCGGACCCGACCCGTTCCTGTATGAAAAGGGGATGCTACGACGGATTGAGGAGGGAGGGCCGATGTTCTCCTCGGCCACCACGATCAACGATCAGGGGCAGGTGGCTGGAATTCTCGAAAGCGAGGATTTTTGA